In the Gymnodinialimonas sp. 202GB13-11 genome, one interval contains:
- the chlG gene encoding chlorophyll synthase ChlG — MSVTTDLNTSETPRTLPEPRAVLTLLKPITWFPPMWAYLCGAVSAGVAPSGHWLVLGLGVVLAGPVVCGMSQAANDWCDRHVDAINEPNRPIPSGRIPGRWGLWIALIMSVFAALLGLALGPWGFGATLVAIAAAWAYSVEPIRLKRSGWWGPGLVGLSYESLPWFTGAAVLSAGAPSLPVIIVALLYGIGAHGIMTLNDFKALEGDRQMGVNSLPVTMGPERAAKLACVVMAVPQAVVIGLLIYWSLPFYALAIGVSLALQLAAMRVMLRDPKGKAPWYNGTGVTLYVLGMMVTAVAIRGLT, encoded by the coding sequence ATGAGTGTAACGACCGACCTCAATACATCGGAAACGCCGCGAACGTTGCCCGAACCGCGGGCCGTTCTGACGCTTCTGAAACCCATCACATGGTTTCCGCCGATGTGGGCGTATCTGTGCGGCGCAGTCTCGGCTGGCGTCGCGCCGTCGGGACATTGGTTGGTACTCGGGCTTGGCGTTGTTCTGGCCGGTCCGGTTGTCTGCGGGATGAGCCAGGCGGCCAATGATTGGTGTGACCGACACGTGGACGCGATCAACGAGCCCAACCGCCCGATTCCATCGGGTCGCATTCCAGGCCGTTGGGGTCTGTGGATTGCGTTGATCATGTCGGTCTTCGCGGCACTGCTTGGCTTGGCGCTGGGGCCATGGGGCTTCGGTGCGACCCTGGTGGCGATTGCTGCGGCTTGGGCCTATTCGGTGGAGCCGATCCGCCTGAAGCGGTCGGGCTGGTGGGGGCCGGGATTGGTAGGCCTATCCTATGAAAGCCTGCCGTGGTTCACCGGGGCTGCGGTGCTGTCCGCAGGCGCACCGTCATTGCCGGTGATCATTGTGGCTTTGCTTTACGGCATCGGCGCGCATGGCATCATGACACTCAACGATTTCAAAGCATTGGAGGGGGACCGCCAGATGGGCGTGAACTCCCTGCCTGTGACGATGGGGCCGGAGCGCGCGGCGAAGCTGGCCTGCGTTGTGATGGCTGTTCCGCAAGCGGTGGTCATTGGGCTGCTGATCTACTGGTCCCTGCCCTTCTATGCGCTCGCCATCGGCGTCTCGCTGGCGCTGCAACTGGCCGCGATGCGCGTGATGCTACGCGACCCGAAAGGCAAAGCGCCTTGGTATAATGGCACGGGCGTGACTCTTTACGTGCTTGGCATGATGGTCACGGCGGTCGCCATCAGGGGGCTGACATGA
- the ppsR gene encoding transcriptional regulator PpsR, with product MNTRGSDFWDQPSTPPIGPEQFNEIVTTAADLAIVLDTEGKVHSVITNPLNPTLGRLDHWKDRDIREFMAEDSMPKIEAQLEAYRSGGKAKVDAIEVNHFDNANWEFPIRYTLHKTGRENIILMLGRDLRPIAELQHRLVKAQLALEKDYETHRDYETRYRVIMEAARDALVLVDVGTGRIVDLNSSAAEILGAETEALTGAAFTQEFEGKRRGEFIEGLVLAASDETARSVSVQTRRSDADVVLHPMVFRAAGDKTLLCRIETAGNSETVAAELSQVLSALYRDGADAVVFTDAHGVIRSANDAFLGLCDAGQLADVKGKSLGDFLARGSVDLKVLMDNAARNKKMRLYSTRLEGEFGSQLSVELSATHMTTGGRAGFAFVIRDTSRMEVVREPISALPGPAPMSDDAMRNVMDLVGSAPLKDIVSATTDVVEKMCIETAVELTDNNRVAAAEMLGLSRQSLYVKLRKYGLLAKNDNSSSDQA from the coding sequence ATGAACACGCGCGGATCAGATTTTTGGGATCAACCCTCGACGCCCCCAATCGGGCCCGAGCAATTCAATGAGATCGTCACCACGGCGGCGGATCTTGCAATTGTCCTCGACACCGAGGGGAAGGTTCACTCGGTTATCACCAACCCGCTAAACCCGACCTTGGGCCGGCTCGACCATTGGAAAGATCGCGATATCCGCGAATTCATGGCCGAAGACAGCATGCCCAAGATCGAGGCGCAGCTGGAGGCGTATCGCAGCGGCGGAAAGGCCAAGGTTGATGCGATCGAGGTGAACCACTTCGACAATGCGAATTGGGAGTTCCCGATCCGCTACACGCTCCACAAAACCGGGCGCGAGAATATCATCCTTATGCTGGGACGCGATCTGCGCCCCATCGCAGAGCTTCAGCATCGCCTCGTGAAGGCGCAGCTGGCGCTCGAGAAGGACTACGAGACACACCGCGATTACGAGACACGCTACCGCGTGATCATGGAAGCCGCGCGCGATGCGCTGGTTCTGGTTGATGTGGGCACCGGGCGTATCGTTGATCTGAACTCTTCTGCAGCCGAGATTCTGGGCGCCGAAACGGAGGCGCTGACTGGTGCCGCCTTCACACAGGAATTCGAAGGCAAGCGGCGCGGTGAGTTTATCGAAGGGCTGGTCCTTGCGGCCAGTGATGAAACTGCACGCTCGGTCAGCGTTCAAACCCGGCGGTCTGACGCAGACGTCGTTTTGCACCCGATGGTGTTCCGCGCCGCAGGCGACAAGACGTTGCTGTGCCGGATTGAGACAGCAGGCAATTCCGAGACGGTCGCCGCCGAGCTAAGCCAGGTTCTGTCTGCGCTTTACCGCGATGGCGCAGACGCAGTTGTCTTTACCGACGCCCATGGTGTCATCAGGTCTGCCAACGATGCGTTCCTTGGCCTGTGCGATGCCGGGCAACTTGCAGATGTTAAAGGCAAATCACTGGGTGATTTCCTTGCTCGCGGATCTGTCGACCTGAAGGTGCTGATGGACAACGCCGCGCGCAATAAGAAGATGCGCCTGTATTCCACACGGCTGGAAGGCGAGTTTGGCTCGCAGCTTTCCGTGGAGCTTTCGGCCACGCACATGACAACCGGCGGTCGTGCCGGATTTGCGTTTGTCATCCGCGATACAAGCCGGATGGAAGTGGTGCGCGAACCGATCAGCGCCCTGCCGGGGCCTGCGCCGATGTCAGATGATGCGATGCGCAATGTCATGGATCTCGTTGGATCAGCCCCGTTGAAGGACATCGTTTCGGCGACGACGGATGTGGTCGAAAAAATGTGCATCGAAACGGCGGTTGAGCTGACGGATAATAACCGTGTCGCAGCGGCCGAGATGTTGGGTCTGTCGCGCCAGTCCCTCTACGTGAAGTTGCGCAAATACGGGCTGCTGGCGAAGAACGACAACAGCTCTAGCGATCAAGCGTAA
- a CDS encoding B12-binding domain-containing protein, whose protein sequence is MRGLAREAIRILASRNEEQPDRLRARMDRLCEAFLSEDEEERHVAIQNLRNEGVADTEIIDHVIPEVARILGQRWADDTLSFAEVSIGSARLQETVRALIARDIVPMGAVSADHLNAPRILLIIPRPEDHTLGTFVAADQFRRLGYAVDIIVDQHARQAALELRKHQYVMVGLTIGGRRTLASARELVEIIRTTATRATPVVLGGSFVETASDLKQATGVDHVAVSVRDALEKCGLDIARADPSHNTMPSHE, encoded by the coding sequence GTGCGCGGTCTTGCGCGAGAAGCCATCCGCATTCTGGCGAGCCGGAACGAAGAACAGCCCGACCGCCTTCGCGCTCGGATGGATCGTCTGTGCGAAGCATTTTTATCGGAAGACGAAGAAGAGCGGCACGTCGCGATCCAGAACCTGCGTAATGAAGGCGTCGCTGACACGGAGATCATTGACCATGTGATCCCCGAAGTGGCGCGCATTCTCGGACAGCGTTGGGCAGACGACACTTTGAGCTTTGCCGAGGTCAGCATTGGATCGGCCCGTTTACAGGAAACGGTTCGCGCCCTGATCGCTCGTGACATTGTGCCGATGGGCGCGGTGTCTGCTGACCATCTGAACGCGCCGCGCATATTGCTGATTATCCCACGGCCCGAGGATCACACCTTGGGCACGTTTGTTGCCGCTGACCAATTCCGGCGGCTTGGCTATGCCGTTGACATCATCGTGGACCAACATGCACGTCAGGCGGCGCTTGAGCTGAGAAAACATCAATATGTGATGGTCGGATTGACGATCGGCGGTCGCAGAACCCTTGCATCGGCAAGAGAATTGGTGGAAATAATTCGTACTACAGCAACGCGTGCTACGCCTGTGGTGCTTGGCGGTTCGTTCGTCGAAACCGCCAGTGACCTGAAGCAGGCAACAGGCGTGGATCACGTCGCTGTATCGGTAAGGGACGCGCTAGAGAAGTGTGGCTTGGACATCGCGAGGGCAGACCCCTCACATAATACGATGCCGAGTCATGAATGA
- the bchF gene encoding 2-vinyl bacteriochlorophyllide hydratase — MPSDTLTELPARQLYTAEERARRDATVWTTVQGVLAPLQFVVFLVSLALVLSYLWADIGYTAATASIILKTVILLTIMVTGAIWEKVVFGQWLFAPAFFWEDVFSFAVIALHLTYVWALLASWPADTQMWIALAAYAAYVINAGQFLWKLRMARLDAEARA; from the coding sequence ATGCCGAGCGACACCTTGACGGAGCTGCCAGCCAGGCAGCTTTACACAGCTGAGGAACGTGCAAGACGCGACGCCACCGTTTGGACCACGGTTCAAGGCGTCTTGGCGCCGTTGCAGTTCGTGGTGTTCCTCGTCTCTCTGGCCTTGGTGTTGAGCTATCTTTGGGCCGACATTGGCTACACCGCCGCAACCGCATCCATCATCCTGAAGACCGTGATCCTGCTGACGATCATGGTCACCGGTGCGATCTGGGAAAAAGTCGTTTTCGGCCAATGGCTTTTCGCCCCCGCGTTCTTTTGGGAAGACGTCTTTTCTTTTGCCGTGATCGCGCTCCACCTCACCTATGTCTGGGCGCTTCTGGCATCGTGGCCAGCCGACACACAGATGTGGATCGCTCTTGCGGCCTACGCGGCTTACGTCATCAACGCAGGCCAGTTTCTGTGGAAACTCCGCATGGCCCGCCTCGACGCGGAGGCACGCGCATGA
- a CDS encoding ferredoxin:protochlorophyllide reductase (ATP-dependent) subunit N — protein sequence MNTPTSVPATTCRDAPILKERGQREVFCGLTGIIWLHRKMQDAFFLVIGSRTCAHLLQSAAGVMIFAEPRFGTAILEEGDLAGMADAHEELDREVARLLSRRPDIKQLFLVGSCPSEVIKLDLARAAERLTQVHAPHVRVLNYSGSGIETTFTQGEDACLASMVPVLPSTDQRELLLVGALPDVVEDQAVSLLTQMGIGPIRVLPAPRTAETPGIGPNTVFACLQPFLGDTAAALTRRGAHHIQAPFPFGEEGTTLWLRAIADEFGVDDETFARVTDAPRARARKAIANASEHLNGKTIFFLPDSQLELPLARFLTRECGMEAIEIGQPYIHKGLVGPDMDLIPAGPTISEGQDVDKQLDRVRAARPDLTVCGLGLANPLEAEGLTTKWAIELVFTPVHFYEQAGDLAGLFSRPVRRRSLLKLEAAE from the coding sequence ATGAACACCCCTACTTCCGTCCCTGCCACCACCTGCCGCGACGCTCCCATCCTCAAGGAACGTGGCCAGCGCGAGGTCTTCTGCGGCCTCACCGGCATCATCTGGTTGCACAGAAAGATGCAGGACGCGTTCTTCCTCGTCATCGGCTCCCGCACCTGCGCCCACCTCCTGCAATCCGCCGCAGGCGTGATGATTTTCGCCGAACCCCGCTTCGGCACCGCGATTCTTGAAGAGGGCGATCTGGCCGGCATGGCCGACGCGCATGAGGAATTGGACCGCGAAGTCGCCCGCCTCCTGTCACGCCGCCCTGACATCAAGCAGCTCTTCCTCGTCGGTTCCTGCCCGTCTGAAGTCATCAAGCTCGACCTCGCCCGCGCCGCTGAGCGCCTGACGCAAGTCCACGCCCCCCACGTCCGCGTCCTGAACTATTCCGGCTCAGGGATCGAGACGACGTTCACCCAAGGCGAAGATGCCTGCCTCGCCTCCATGGTCCCCGTCCTGCCCTCCACCGACCAGCGCGAACTCCTGCTCGTCGGCGCCCTGCCCGACGTCGTCGAAGACCAGGCCGTCTCCCTCTTGACCCAAATGGGCATCGGCCCGATCCGAGTCCTCCCCGCCCCGCGCACGGCTGAGACCCCCGGTATCGGCCCCAACACCGTCTTCGCCTGTCTCCAGCCGTTTCTCGGCGACACGGCCGCCGCCCTCACTCGCCGCGGTGCGCATCATATCCAGGCCCCGTTCCCCTTCGGCGAGGAAGGCACCACCCTCTGGCTCCGCGCCATCGCTGACGAATTTGGCGTGGACGACGAAACCTTCGCTCGCGTCACCGATGCCCCCCGCGCCCGCGCCCGCAAAGCGATCGCCAACGCGTCCGAGCACCTGAACGGCAAGACCATCTTCTTCCTGCCCGACAGCCAACTCGAACTGCCGCTGGCCCGCTTCCTCACCCGCGAATGCGGCATGGAAGCCATCGAGATCGGCCAACCCTACATCCACAAAGGCCTCGTCGGCCCCGACATGGATCTCATCCCAGCAGGCCCCACGATCTCCGAGGGCCAGGACGTCGACAAACAACTCGACCGCGTTCGCGCGGCGCGCCCGGACCTGACAGTCTGCGGCCTCGGCCTCGCCAACCCGCTAGAAGCCGAAGGCCTGACCACGAAATGGGCCATCGAACTCGTTTTCACCCCCGTCCATTTCTACGAACAGGCAGGCGACCTCGCAGGCCTTTTCTCGCGGCCAGTGCGTCGCCGGTCCCTCCTGAAATTGGAGGCTGCGGAATGA
- the bchB gene encoding ferredoxin:protochlorophyllide reductase (ATP-dependent) subunit B, which translates to MKLTVWTYEGPPHVGAMRVATAMKGLHYVLHAPQGDTYADLLFTMIERRDHRPPVTYTTFEGRDLGEDTAGIFKATCQDAYDRFKPQALIVGASCTAELIQDDPGGLAETMNIPVPVIPLELPSYQRKENFGSDETFYQIVRHLAGPMDRTPDVTVNLLGPLALGFRHRDDIEEVKGLLYEMGIGVNVVAPFDATPEDITRLGAAHANILMYPEHAEAAARHLEKTCGQPYTKTVPIGVGATHDFVKEVAQICGVEPKTDLSRLRQPWWSKSVDSTYLTGKRVFLFGDATHVQTAARIARDEMGFEVVGLGCYNREFARPIRALAKEFGVPALITDDYLEVEQAIADAAPEMILGTQMERHIGKRLGIPCAVISAPVHVQDFPARYSPQMGWEGANVIFDTWIHPLVMGLEEHLLAMFREDFEFHDEAGPSHHGGHSPKPIEAARTPDRVEEGPSESEAPETGSDVMVWLADAEKELKKIPFFVRGKARRNTEKFAADQGLHEISLDTLYEAKAHFAR; encoded by the coding sequence ATGAAACTCACCGTCTGGACATATGAGGGCCCGCCCCATGTCGGCGCGATGCGCGTGGCCACCGCCATGAAGGGCCTGCACTACGTGCTCCACGCCCCCCAGGGCGATACCTACGCAGACCTGCTCTTCACCATGATTGAGCGGCGCGATCACCGCCCGCCCGTCACCTACACCACGTTCGAAGGCCGTGACCTTGGCGAAGACACGGCGGGCATCTTCAAGGCCACCTGTCAGGATGCGTACGACCGCTTCAAACCGCAGGCGCTCATCGTCGGCGCCTCCTGCACCGCTGAGTTGATCCAGGATGACCCCGGTGGTCTGGCCGAGACGATGAACATTCCCGTCCCAGTCATTCCGCTCGAACTGCCGTCCTACCAGCGCAAGGAAAACTTCGGCTCGGATGAGACGTTCTACCAGATCGTCCGCCACCTCGCCGGGCCGATGGACCGCACGCCGGACGTCACCGTGAATCTCCTTGGCCCCCTCGCCCTTGGCTTCCGGCACCGCGACGACATCGAAGAAGTCAAAGGCCTGCTCTACGAAATGGGGATCGGCGTGAATGTCGTGGCCCCCTTCGATGCCACGCCCGAAGACATCACCCGTCTCGGGGCGGCGCACGCCAACATCCTCATGTATCCCGAACATGCTGAGGCCGCCGCACGCCATCTTGAGAAGACCTGCGGACAGCCCTACACCAAGACCGTGCCCATCGGCGTTGGCGCCACCCATGATTTCGTCAAGGAAGTGGCCCAAATTTGCGGTGTAGAGCCGAAAACAGACCTCTCTCGTCTGCGCCAGCCCTGGTGGTCCAAGTCCGTCGACAGCACCTACCTGACCGGCAAGCGCGTCTTCCTGTTTGGCGACGCCACCCATGTCCAAACCGCCGCCCGCATCGCCCGCGATGAGATGGGGTTCGAGGTCGTGGGCCTCGGCTGCTACAATCGCGAATTCGCGCGTCCGATCCGGGCGCTGGCCAAGGAGTTTGGCGTCCCGGCCCTGATCACCGACGACTATCTCGAAGTCGAACAGGCCATCGCCGATGCTGCGCCCGAGATGATCCTCGGCACCCAGATGGAGCGCCATATCGGCAAACGCCTTGGCATTCCCTGCGCCGTCATCTCCGCCCCCGTCCACGTGCAGGATTTCCCAGCGCGGTATTCCCCGCAGATGGGCTGGGAAGGCGCGAACGTGATTTTCGACACCTGGATCCATCCGCTTGTCATGGGTCTCGAAGAACATCTGCTCGCCATGTTCCGCGAGGATTTCGAATTCCACGACGAAGCCGGGCCAAGCCATCACGGCGGTCACAGCCCAAAACCCATCGAAGCTGCGAGGACACCCGACAGGGTGGAGGAGGGGCCGAGCGAAAGCGAAGCACCCGAAACCGGCTCCGACGTCATGGTCTGGCTCGCAGACGCCGAAAAGGAGCTCAAAAAGATCCCCTTCTTCGTGCGCGGCAAAGCCCGCCGCAACACTGAGAAATTCGCAGCCGATCAGGGCCTGCACGAAATCTCCCTCGACACCCTTTACGAGGCGAAAGCACACTTTGCGCGGTGA